Proteins from one Pygocentrus nattereri isolate fPygNat1 chromosome 16, fPygNat1.pri, whole genome shotgun sequence genomic window:
- the onecut2 gene encoding one cut domain family member 2 isoform X2, which produces MKTAYNAYRCLAKDLDAYAMNPEMTMDSIGNLHGGGGISHEQDLMGSPSPHHSRGGAGASSLRIHQDLASASSRPMVSGMATILDGAGEYRPELSLPLHHAMSMPCDTSPPGMGMSGTYTTLTPLQPLPPISTVSDKFHHPHHHHHHHHHHQRLSGNVSGSFTLMRDERALPAMNNLYSPYHKDMAGMGQSLSPLGSSPLGNGLGSIHNAQQGLHNYGAHGHDKMLGSNFDPHTAMLARGEQHLARGLGGPGAAGMMPHLNGMHHHAGHPGHPPSHGPVLASSRDRPPSSSSGAQGSGSGQLEEINTKEVAQRITAELKRYSIPQAIFAQRVLCRSQGTLSDLLRNPKPWSKLKSGRETFRRMWKWLQEPEFQRMSALRLAGKTSMQKKRARLQQGKEQYTKEIPPGFY; this is translated from the coding sequence atgaagaCTGCCTACAACGCCTATCGATGCCTGGCCAAGGATCTGGACGCTTACGCCATGAACCCGGAGATGACAATGGACAGCATTGGCAATCTGCACGGCGGCGGCGGGATAAGCCATGAGCAGGATCTGATGGGCAGCCCCAGCCCCCACCACAGCCGCGGCGGCGCGGGGGCCTCGTCCTTGCGGATACACCAGGACCTGGCTTCGGCGTCGTCGCGCCCGATGGTGTCCGGCATGGCCACGATCCTGGACGGCGCGGGCGAGTACCGACCGGAGCTTTCGCTGCCTCTCCATCACGCCATGAGCATGCCGTGCGACACGTCCCCTCCCGGGATGGGCATGAGCGGCACCTACACCACGCTGACCCCCTTGCAACCGCTACCCCCCATTTCCACGGTCTCGGACAAGTTCCACCAcccacaccaccatcaccaccaccaccaccaccaccagcgcTTGTCCGGGAACGTGAGCGGCAGCTTCACGCTCATGCGGGACGAGAGGGCTCTGCCGGCCATGAACAACCTCTACAGCCCCTATCATAAGGACATGGCCGGGATGGGGCAGAGCTTGTCTCCGCTGGGCAGCAGCCCGCTGGGCAACGGCTTGGGCTCCATCCACAACGCCCAGCAGGGCCTGCACAACTACGGCGCGCATGGCCATGACAAGATGCTGGGCTCCAACTTCGACCCCCACACCGCCATGCTGGCCAGGGGGGAGCAGCACCTCGCGCGAGGCCTCGGCGGCCCCGGCGCGGCGGGCATGATGCCCCACCTGAACGGGATGCACCACCACGCAGGGCACCCGGGCCACCCTCCATCGCACGGGCCTGTGTTGGCCTCCAGTCGGGACAGGccaccctcctcctcctcgggCGCGCAGGGCAGCGGCTCAGGCCAGCTGGAAGAGATCAACACCAAGGAAGTGGCGCAGCGCATCACGGCCGAACTCAAGCGCTACAGCATCCCGCAGGCCATCTTCGCGCAGAGGGTGCTGTGCCGCTCGCAGGGCACCCTCTCCGACCTGCTGCGCAACCCCAAGCCGTGGAGTAAGCTCAAATCCGGGAGGGAGACCTTCAGGAGGATGTGGAAGTGGCTGCAGGAGCCCGAGTTTCAGAGGATGTCCGCGCTACGGCTGGCAGGTAAGACAAG